Proteins encoded in a region of the Salifodinibacter halophilus genome:
- a CDS encoding bifunctional adenosylcobinamide kinase/adenosylcobinamide-phosphate guanylyltransferase, translating into MRTLILGGARSGKSALAERLAAAHAEVVYIATAQPLDGEMDAR; encoded by the coding sequence GTGCGCACCCTGATTCTTGGCGGCGCGCGCTCGGGCAAGAGCGCGTTGGCCGAACGCCTGGCCGCGGCGCATGCCGAGGTCGTCTACATCGCCACGGCGCAGCCGTTGGACGGCGAGATGGATGCGCG